One Dictyoglomus thermophilum H-6-12 DNA window includes the following coding sequences:
- a CDS encoding bifunctional riboflavin kinase/FAD synthetase: MLGDHIKKIKLNKLEDKKGFAITIGVFDGLHLGHTSIIDELVNTALINNLNSGVITFENAFPQNLKNISSFLLTSDEKLNFFSLKGVDYSFILPFSEEIRSLSPEKFIELLVNTIPISCLCVGSNFFFGKNRSGDVNTLRELGEKYNFNLKIVPLEKEDSNIVSSSYIRNLLLEGKINIANKLLGYKYFINGIVERGDNLGSKIGFPTVNIKYEKEKLIPKTGIYKGKVKVRRDIYNAAIYIGTRPTFGGKETRVEAYILDFNDHLYGEKVEIVLEDYVRSDQKFDSTDKLRAQIQKDLEVIRDLIKEESKVKIITIDGTAGSGKTTIAKFIVQKLDFDYIDSGALYRAVGFIAKEKNLLREDEIVEFLSKNPIRFTFDKNTFRVFISDKELTSLIRTEEIGKYASMIGKMLKVREILTSSQREYLKNVKKGLVLEGRDSGTIVFPNANLKLFVNANINVRAERRAKDLGNISIDEVKKYIIERDKQDINRDIAPLRFPNQGYFIDNSDIGIEEVYDKILSLYLKAL; the protein is encoded by the coding sequence ATGCTTGGAGATCACATAAAGAAAATTAAGTTAAATAAATTAGAAGATAAAAAAGGTTTTGCCATCACTATTGGCGTTTTTGACGGTTTACATTTAGGGCATACTTCTATCATAGATGAACTCGTAAATACAGCCTTAATTAACAATCTTAATTCTGGAGTAATAACTTTTGAAAACGCTTTTCCTCAAAATCTTAAAAATATCTCTTCTTTTTTATTAACCTCTGATGAAAAATTAAATTTTTTTTCTTTAAAGGGAGTTGATTACTCCTTTATCCTACCCTTTAGTGAAGAGATCAGAAGCTTATCTCCTGAGAAATTTATTGAACTACTTGTTAATACTATTCCAATTTCATGTTTATGCGTAGGAAGTAATTTCTTTTTTGGTAAAAACCGATCAGGAGATGTCAATACTCTTAGAGAACTTGGGGAAAAGTATAATTTTAATTTAAAAATAGTGCCTTTAGAAAAAGAGGATTCTAATATTGTCTCAAGTAGTTATATTAGAAATTTACTTCTGGAAGGAAAAATAAATATTGCAAATAAACTTTTGGGTTATAAATATTTTATTAATGGAATTGTAGAAAGGGGAGATAACCTAGGATCCAAAATAGGTTTTCCTACAGTAAACATAAAGTATGAAAAAGAAAAATTAATACCTAAAACAGGAATATATAAAGGAAAAGTTAAAGTAAGAAGAGATATCTATAATGCGGCAATATATATAGGTACAAGACCAACTTTCGGAGGAAAAGAAACAAGAGTTGAGGCATATATATTAGATTTTAATGATCACTTGTATGGTGAGAAAGTCGAAATAGTTTTAGAGGATTATGTAAGATCTGATCAGAAGTTTGACTCTACAGATAAACTTAGAGCTCAAATTCAAAAAGACTTAGAAGTGATAAGAGATTTAATTAAAGAAGAGTCAAAAGTAAAAATTATAACTATAGATGGTACCGCAGGCTCAGGCAAAACCACCATTGCTAAATTTATCGTCCAAAAACTTGATTTTGACTACATTGACAGTGGTGCCTTATATAGAGCTGTGGGATTTATTGCTAAGGAGAAAAATCTCCTAAGAGAAGATGAAATCGTAGAATTCCTATCCAAGAATCCAATAAGATTCACCTTTGATAAAAATACATTTAGAGTTTTTATTTCTGATAAAGAATTAACTTCTCTTATTAGAACAGAGGAGATAGGAAAATATGCTTCAATGATAGGGAAAATGCTAAAAGTAAGAGAAATTTTGACCTCATCTCAGAGGGAGTATTTGAAAAATGTAAAAAAAGGTCTTGTGCTTGAGGGAAGAGATAGTGGTACAATTGTATTCCCTAACGCAAATTTAAAACTTTTTGTTAATGCAAATATAAACGTAAGAGCAGAAAGAAGAGCAAAAGACTTGGGAAATATCAGTATTGACGAAGTTAAAAAGTATATAATTGAAAGAGATAAACAAGATATAAATAGGGATATTGCTCCATTAAGGTTCCCTAACCAAGGATATTTTATTGATAATTCTGATATTGGTATAGAAGAAGTTTACGATAAAATATTATCTCTTTATTTAAAAGCTTTATGA
- a CDS encoding biotin--[acetyl-CoA-carboxylase] ligase yields the protein MRLIFYFDKISSTMDIAHILANKGYPHGTVIVAEEQTQGRGRFKRKWHSPKGGLWFSIIFRPENLKTIKAGFLGIIIGFSVLKTLESFLKDIKLNFKWPNDIEYEGKKVAGILLESVYEKELEYIIAGIGINLQVDPEEIKDLKAFSLKNYITIPDKNILLLEILKELEKNLDNFPNNWKAIFEFYKNKFPYIGKEAIIKNKNSKAKVIDITEDGGIVLSINKKIERYEWGGVSLEFEGISN from the coding sequence ATGAGATTGATCTTTTATTTTGATAAAATAAGTTCCACAATGGACATTGCTCACATCCTTGCGAACAAAGGATATCCCCACGGAACTGTTATAGTAGCGGAAGAGCAGACTCAAGGAAGAGGAAGATTTAAAAGAAAGTGGCATTCTCCTAAAGGAGGATTATGGTTTTCCATAATATTTAGGCCTGAAAATTTAAAAACAATCAAAGCAGGTTTTTTAGGAATAATTATAGGATTTTCAGTTTTGAAAACTTTAGAAAGTTTTCTAAAGGATATCAAACTAAACTTCAAGTGGCCAAATGATATTGAATATGAAGGCAAAAAAGTAGCAGGCATATTATTAGAAAGCGTGTATGAAAAAGAGTTAGAATATATCATAGCTGGAATTGGAATAAATTTACAAGTAGATCCTGAGGAAATAAAAGATCTAAAAGCATTTTCTCTTAAGAATTACATAACAATACCTGACAAGAATATCCTTCTCTTAGAGATACTTAAAGAGTTAGAAAAAAATTTGGATAATTTCCCTAATAATTGGAAAGCAATCTTTGAATTTTATAAAAATAAGTTTCCCTATATTGGTAAAGAAGCAATTATAAAAAACAAAAATTCAAAAGCTAAGGTGATAGATATAACGGAAGATGGAGGAATAGTTTTATCCATTAATAAAAAAATAGAAAGATATGAATGGGGAGGAGTTAGCCTTGAATTTGAAGGGATTTCTAATTGA
- a CDS encoding HAD-IIA family hydrolase produces MNLKGFLIDLDGSIYRGNMPLPYSKEFIEFLREQGIKFLFLTNNSTQLPIEYVRKLKSMNIESDENEILTSGVATAIYLSNLKKNGKSYVIGEEALKKAIKDVDWDITEETDYVDAVVVGLDRSFNFEKLRKANYLIRNGAKFIATNPDKTFPMENRIDPGAGSLVAAVSAASEKKPIVIGKPSLYMGKIALSKLGLKSSEVGIIGDRLDTDILLGKRLKAKTFLVLTGISKKEDISKSKIKPDFVFENLKELTMFLKECLKNKS; encoded by the coding sequence TTGAATTTGAAGGGATTTCTAATTGATTTAGATGGATCCATATACAGAGGAAATATGCCATTACCTTATAGCAAGGAGTTTATTGAATTCCTGAGAGAGCAAGGTATAAAATTTTTATTTCTCACAAATAATTCTACTCAGCTTCCCATTGAGTATGTAAGGAAATTAAAAAGTATGAATATAGAATCTGATGAGAATGAAATCTTAACTTCTGGAGTAGCTACCGCTATATATCTATCAAATTTAAAAAAGAACGGAAAATCCTATGTAATTGGAGAAGAGGCATTAAAGAAAGCTATAAAAGATGTAGATTGGGATATCACTGAAGAAACTGACTATGTAGACGCAGTAGTAGTAGGGCTTGATAGAAGTTTCAACTTCGAGAAACTTAGAAAAGCAAATTACCTAATAAGAAATGGAGCAAAATTTATTGCTACAAATCCTGACAAGACATTTCCAATGGAAAATCGTATAGATCCAGGAGCTGGCTCTTTGGTAGCAGCTGTTTCTGCTGCTTCAGAAAAAAAGCCTATTGTAATTGGTAAACCTTCTCTTTATATGGGAAAGATTGCTTTATCAAAATTAGGATTAAAAAGTAGCGAAGTTGGAATAATTGGAGATAGACTTGATACCGATATACTTTTGGGGAAAAGACTTAAAGCCAAAACTTTTCTTGTTCTTACTGGAATTTCAAAAAAAGAAGATATATCAAAAAGTAAGATAAAACCAGATTTTGTTTTTGAAAATCTAAAGGAACTAACTATGTTCCTAAAAGAGTGTTTAAAAAATAAATCATAG
- a CDS encoding DUF3307 domain-containing protein produces MFWFLRLFLAHLIADFPLQTNKIFEFKKSTPYGILIHTGIYFLISVVLSIPYLKNLDALIFLIFLFLVHTFIDISKIRKASSKDGLKEFLLDQVKHFLSLILVFLLPSSREVAYLSLPRGLEIIERVYNSDYYILLGIGYFFVSFAGTIFYFYIVKTFGIKNFFSKSGISVKSKYSEVLLRSIIFFVYYRFSFAASLFIFVALRVSEILINKNYKSALSAFLITLYDFVFIFSMIYFLNTLLGT; encoded by the coding sequence TTGTTTTGGTTCTTAAGGTTGTTTTTAGCGCACTTAATTGCAGATTTCCCACTTCAAACTAATAAGATATTTGAGTTCAAGAAATCTACTCCCTATGGAATTCTGATTCATACTGGGATTTATTTTTTGATTTCTGTTGTTTTATCTATTCCCTATCTTAAAAATTTGGATGCATTGATTTTTCTAATATTTCTCTTTTTAGTTCATACTTTTATAGATATTTCAAAAATTAGAAAAGCTTCCTCTAAAGATGGTTTAAAAGAGTTTTTGTTGGATCAGGTTAAGCATTTTTTATCCTTAATTTTAGTTTTTTTATTACCCTCTAGTAGAGAAGTAGCCTATCTAAGTCTTCCAAGAGGTTTAGAAATTATAGAAAGAGTATATAATAGTGATTATTATATACTTCTTGGAATAGGGTATTTTTTTGTAAGTTTCGCAGGGACGATATTTTATTTTTATATAGTGAAAACTTTTGGAATTAAGAATTTTTTTAGCAAGAGTGGTATTTCGGTAAAGTCCAAATATTCAGAGGTCTTGTTAAGATCTATTATATTTTTCGTTTATTATCGATTTTCTTTTGCTGCATCTTTGTTTATCTTTGTTGCGTTAAGGGTTTCTGAAATATTAATTAATAAAAACTATAAAAGTGCACTATCTGCTTTTTTGATAACATTGTATGATTTTGTGTTTATATTTTCTATGATTTATTTTTTAAACACTCTTTTAGGAACATAG
- a CDS encoding HD-GYP domain-containing protein codes for MAKSIKYFENKVKELSLLLNISYKINSKLNIHELLELIMNLVKENLNVEACSLMLLNRNKEELYFEIALGEKGEKIKRYSLKVGEGIAGKVAETGIPIIENDVENNPFFTSKFDSLTSFKTKSLLCVPLVYQDEIIGVIEVINKKGKSKFSKNDLKLLQAIANQASIAIKNALLYQDLKNLFFDTIESLVSAIDAKDPYTHGHSKRVSEVAVMIAKEINNSESFLEKVKLAGLLHDIGKIGIDERILTKKDKLTQEEREIIKKHPTIGRRILEPIELLKDIIPGVEEHHERYDGSGYPKGLRGDRISLLGRIISVADVLDALTSDRPYRKGLEVELAVLEISKLSGIEFDPFIVSILNDLYKRGKLNCFGS; via the coding sequence ATGGCGAAAAGTATTAAGTATTTTGAGAACAAAGTAAAAGAGCTATCCCTATTATTAAATATTAGTTATAAAATTAATTCAAAACTTAATATTCATGAGCTATTGGAGCTTATTATGAACCTAGTGAAAGAAAATTTAAATGTTGAGGCGTGCTCTCTTATGTTGTTGAATAGAAACAAAGAAGAATTATATTTCGAAATAGCCTTGGGAGAAAAGGGAGAAAAAATAAAGAGGTATTCTCTAAAAGTAGGAGAGGGGATAGCAGGAAAAGTAGCGGAAACAGGAATACCAATTATAGAAAATGATGTAGAAAATAATCCCTTTTTTACCAGCAAGTTCGATTCTTTAACTTCTTTTAAAACAAAATCTTTGCTTTGTGTGCCCCTGGTATATCAAGATGAGATAATTGGAGTGATAGAAGTGATTAATAAAAAAGGCAAAAGTAAATTTAGCAAGAATGATTTGAAACTTTTGCAAGCAATTGCAAATCAAGCCTCTATAGCTATAAAGAACGCCCTGCTATATCAAGATTTAAAAAATCTTTTTTTTGATACTATAGAGTCTTTGGTAAGTGCTATTGATGCAAAAGATCCTTATACTCATGGTCATTCAAAGAGGGTCTCAGAAGTTGCTGTAATGATTGCTAAAGAGATTAATAATTCTGAAAGTTTTTTAGAAAAAGTGAAATTAGCCGGCTTATTACACGATATAGGGAAGATTGGTATTGATGAAAGAATACTTACAAAGAAAGATAAACTTACTCAGGAGGAGCGAGAGATTATTAAGAAACATCCAACTATTGGTAGAAGGATTTTAGAACCTATTGAGCTTTTAAAGGATATAATTCCTGGGGTGGAAGAGCATCACGAAAGATATGATGGGAGTGGATATCCAAAGGGTTTGAGAGGAGATAGAATCTCTCTTTTGGGTAGGATAATCTCGGTTGCAGATGTACTTGACGCGTTAACTTCTGATAGACCTTATAGAAAAGGTTTAGAGGTTGAATTGGCTGTTTTAGAAATTAGTAAGCTTTCTGGAATAGAGTTTGATCCTTTTATTGTAAGTATTCTTAATGATTTATACAAAAGGGGGAAATTAAATTGTTTTGGTTCTTAA
- a CDS encoding CHASE2 domain-containing protein: MFKIGHSFKSKKLYKKLSIIVLSILLVIAIFKIHWLYNLELSSINLRFSLRGEEKVRDPIVIIGIDDSSIEELGNFPWDRRIYKALIDKLGKYPKVIAFDLYFDVKSSEDADKVFSDLLKKDKRIVIAAFYTVTDNPKFGSIKRLFLPLDIFSKNSKVGLVNHEYDSDGFIRRFALTDNVFEVNWYSFPLLVAAEFLGISPEKYITYLGDSFKKESKILINYRGGPYLYPYFSFVDVLNGNFDPMLFKDKIVLIGATTEALHDTYFVPFSGYVRMGSKVRLGKMPGVEIHANSIGTLISRDFIYPLYNDILVFLISLILSTFLLIFLNNLSNFAKFIMMLFIAILYLTFANFIFSKHNILLPYYIPVFGMFVSYFSNLVHDITSEEREKKLLKNLFQRFVSPNVVEELIKLEDKNIIYSKRSNISVLFADIRNFTYYSDLREPEEMVKILNEFFALVIEIIFKYGGTVDKFMGDAVMAIFGAPLYHEDFAERAVYSSLEIQSKLRELQREWELKGYPKFEVGIGIATGEALVGIVGPSQKIEYTAIGSTVNLASRLEGIAKGGEILICENTYEKVKDKFIIEDLGYVNIKGKEKPVHIYRVIGILKDGEKY; the protein is encoded by the coding sequence GTGTTCAAGATTGGACATAGCTTTAAGAGTAAAAAACTATACAAAAAGCTATCGATAATAGTACTTAGTATACTCTTGGTAATTGCTATATTTAAAATCCATTGGTTGTACAACTTAGAGTTAAGTTCAATTAATTTGAGATTTTCTTTAAGGGGCGAGGAAAAGGTAAGAGATCCTATAGTAATAATAGGGATAGATGATTCTTCTATAGAAGAACTTGGTAATTTCCCTTGGGATAGAAGAATTTACAAGGCTTTGATAGATAAGTTAGGTAAATATCCTAAAGTCATTGCTTTTGATTTATATTTTGATGTTAAATCTAGTGAGGACGCAGACAAAGTTTTCTCCGATTTATTGAAAAAGGATAAGAGGATAGTTATTGCTGCATTTTATACTGTAACTGATAATCCTAAATTTGGTTCTATAAAAAGATTATTTCTTCCATTAGATATTTTTTCAAAGAATTCTAAGGTTGGGCTTGTAAATCATGAGTATGATAGTGACGGGTTCATTAGACGTTTTGCTTTGACCGATAATGTTTTTGAGGTTAATTGGTATTCTTTCCCATTGTTAGTAGCTGCCGAATTTTTAGGGATTAGTCCTGAAAAGTATATAACTTATCTTGGTGATTCTTTTAAAAAAGAGAGTAAAATTTTAATCAATTATAGAGGGGGTCCTTATTTATATCCTTATTTTTCCTTTGTAGATGTGCTCAATGGCAATTTTGATCCTATGCTATTTAAAGATAAGATTGTATTAATAGGTGCAACAACTGAAGCACTACATGATACTTATTTTGTTCCTTTTTCTGGATATGTGAGAATGGGTAGCAAGGTTAGATTGGGTAAGATGCCTGGTGTAGAAATTCACGCAAATTCTATTGGCACATTGATTAGTAGAGATTTTATATATCCATTGTATAATGATATCCTAGTTTTTTTAATCTCTTTGATTTTGAGTACTTTTTTGCTAATTTTTTTAAATAATCTCAGCAATTTTGCGAAATTCATTATGATGTTATTTATAGCAATTTTATATTTAACCTTTGCAAATTTTATTTTCTCGAAACATAACATCCTTTTGCCTTATTATATCCCTGTATTTGGAATGTTTGTTTCTTATTTTTCAAATCTCGTTCACGATATTACATCTGAGGAAAGAGAAAAAAAGTTATTAAAAAATTTGTTTCAAAGGTTTGTATCCCCTAATGTGGTTGAAGAATTGATAAAACTAGAAGACAAGAATATTATTTACTCGAAAAGAAGTAATATAAGTGTACTTTTTGCAGATATAAGAAACTTCACTTACTATTCTGATCTCAGAGAACCAGAAGAAATGGTAAAGATATTAAATGAGTTTTTTGCTTTAGTAATAGAAATAATATTCAAATATGGTGGAACAGTGGATAAATTTATGGGAGATGCAGTTATGGCCATATTTGGTGCTCCCTTATATCATGAGGACTTTGCAGAAAGAGCAGTTTATTCTTCTTTAGAAATTCAGAGTAAATTGAGGGAATTACAGAGAGAATGGGAACTTAAAGGATATCCTAAATTTGAGGTTGGTATAGGGATAGCTACAGGAGAAGCCTTAGTAGGAATTGTTGGCCCTTCCCAAAAGATAGAGTATACAGCTATAGGTAGCACTGTTAATTTGGCTTCTCGTCTTGAGGGTATTGCTAAAGGAGGAGAGATTCTTATTTGTGAAAATACTTATGAAAAAGTAAAGGATAAATTCATTATAGAAGACTTGGGTTACGTAAATATAAAAGGGAAAGAAAAACCAGTTCATATTTACAGAGTGATAGGTATTTTAAAAGATGGCGAAAAGTATTAA
- a CDS encoding FecR family protein, whose amino-acid sequence MIKKILIFILIFFSILPTLAFSQDSSKTRVAIITYIKGNVYVKKLKSELWIPAKVKMELASGDKVWVHQNSQAILQFSDRSTLKLGSNTQLDILNLDYDKDTKKEVSIFKLLIGKIWATIDRLLSQGERVEVQTPTAVAGVRGTEWIQEVLEDGTTKIWTLRGVVLFTAKDKTIEVKEGFKSIVKPGESPEEPSKITEIEKFDEEEKKEEKREEDKGEKERVTPSGAKSSQKGSIFANNSLDYGIFKKGDLTLAKLSFTPELALGPIRLGLDLSLYTNAEDVSYIQARVKYGELNLPWLGVRYGNIDNFNLGYGLIANRYSTYDMDGIVLRLENPKKGGIITLLPSPFNRDENITTTYALRLFYRPLNKLEVGLNGMFDLDSDISKRQGIVGIDAGYYFTRNLVVFATFAQRVIHDGISLEDSRVLSENGFALGLQMSVPIINSVLYLQALNYSDNFVPSYFNAYYEKNKILNLLPSIEESNNRISGAILGFDTNILNIISLGMRYESYNFKMPALYGQFNLKLGERLAISLSYEQDNISLPFQFINNNTISVLNMVYPIAQNVDAILTVERTYDLYGNPKDVYYLTTKINL is encoded by the coding sequence ATGATTAAGAAAATCTTAATCTTTATTTTAATTTTTTTTAGTATTCTACCAACTTTAGCCTTCTCTCAAGATTCTTCAAAAACAAGAGTAGCCATAATTACATATATAAAGGGGAATGTATATGTAAAAAAGCTAAAATCAGAGTTGTGGATTCCTGCCAAAGTAAAAATGGAACTTGCTTCGGGAGACAAAGTATGGGTTCATCAAAATTCTCAGGCTATATTACAATTTTCTGATAGATCTACGCTAAAGCTTGGATCAAATACTCAACTTGATATTTTAAATTTGGACTATGATAAAGATACCAAAAAAGAAGTTTCTATATTTAAACTACTTATAGGAAAGATATGGGCTACAATTGACAGACTGCTATCACAAGGAGAAAGGGTAGAGGTTCAAACTCCTACTGCTGTAGCAGGAGTAAGAGGAACTGAATGGATTCAGGAAGTCTTAGAAGATGGTACCACAAAAATCTGGACTTTGAGAGGAGTTGTTTTATTTACTGCTAAGGATAAAACTATAGAAGTAAAAGAAGGATTTAAAAGTATTGTAAAACCTGGTGAGTCTCCTGAGGAGCCTTCTAAAATAACGGAAATAGAAAAGTTTGATGAGGAAGAAAAGAAGGAGGAAAAGAGAGAAGAAGATAAAGGAGAAAAAGAGAGAGTTACTCCCTCAGGCGCTAAGAGTTCACAAAAAGGATCAATTTTTGCTAACAATAGCTTAGATTATGGAATTTTCAAGAAGGGTGACTTGACCTTAGCAAAATTGTCCTTCACTCCTGAACTTGCCTTAGGACCGATAAGGTTAGGCTTAGACCTTTCTCTTTATACTAATGCCGAGGATGTAAGTTACATTCAAGCAAGGGTTAAATATGGGGAACTAAATCTTCCATGGCTTGGCGTCAGATATGGAAATATTGATAATTTCAATTTGGGTTATGGGCTGATTGCTAATAGATATTCTACCTATGATATGGATGGCATAGTCTTAAGGTTAGAGAATCCTAAGAAAGGTGGCATTATAACCTTGCTCCCATCACCTTTTAATAGAGATGAAAATATAACTACCACTTATGCCCTAAGATTGTTCTATAGGCCATTAAATAAATTAGAAGTTGGGCTGAATGGAATGTTTGATTTGGATAGTGATATTTCTAAGAGGCAAGGAATTGTAGGAATAGATGCTGGATATTATTTTACAAGGAACCTTGTTGTTTTTGCGACTTTTGCTCAAAGAGTCATTCACGATGGAATTTCCTTAGAAGATAGCAGGGTACTTTCTGAAAATGGATTTGCTTTAGGATTACAGATGTCTGTCCCTATTATTAATTCAGTACTATATCTTCAAGCATTGAATTACTCTGATAATTTTGTTCCAAGTTACTTTAATGCCTATTATGAGAAAAATAAAATTCTAAATTTACTACCATCTATAGAGGAATCGAATAATAGAATAAGCGGAGCTATCTTAGGTTTTGATACAAACATCTTAAATATTATCTCATTAGGTATGAGGTATGAATCTTATAACTTTAAGATGCCTGCTTTGTATGGACAATTTAATCTTAAGCTTGGAGAAAGATTGGCTATAAGTTTATCTTACGAGCAAGATAATATTTCTTTGCCTTTTCAATTTATAAACAACAATACTATTTCTGTTTTAAATATGGTGTATCCTATTGCTCAAAATGTAGATGCTATTTTAACTGTTGAAAGAACCTATGATTTATATGGAAATCCTAAGGATGTGTATTATTTAACTACAAAAATAAATTTGTAA